Below is a genomic region from Leptospira venezuelensis.
GTTTACAATATTAGCAAAAAGTGGACAAGATGCTGAGTCCAGAACAGAGCCAATCTCTCTTGGAGAAAAACAAATTCTTTCTACTCCGATCCAAGCGAATGGCGGACCTTTTACGCTTGGAGTTTATGCAGAAGGAAAATTTACTTCTTATTTTCCTGACTTCCAACAAGGTGTAAAAGATCCACAATCTAAAAATAAACCAACTAAAACGGGCAGGATTCTAGTATTTGGTTCTCCCTATTTAGTTTCAGATCTTTTGGCATTTCCGGAATTCTCAGAAATACTGAAAAACTCAAATATTCCATTTTTATTAAATGCAATCGATATACTCAAAGGAGAAACAGATCTTATAGAAGTTCGTTCTAAACAATCTGCAGTTTTAAAACTAAAACCTTTACCATTCTTCTTAGAAACTGCGATCAGCTTATTTCATTTATTTTTAGTTCCTGGTTTATTAGCTCTTTATGCCTTCCGCAGGCTGAAGAGAAGGAACGTATAATAATGGATTTTTCAAGACCTAAAGAACTTCTCCGCTACACGTATAGAGAATATCCACAGATACTATTCTTTTTGGGGAATATAATATTAGCCTTCCTATTATTGATCGCAAAAGATCCATGGGACTGGTTCAAAAAGACCTACCAAAATTCTGAGCCCTTCTATAAAACTAAATCAGAAGAGATTCAAACCATCATCAGCGGACGCAAAGGTCAGGAGAGTGTTCTAAACCGAAATCTAGATGGATGGATAGTTCAGCTACCATCTGGATTAGTATTGCCAGGAGATTCTGCCAGAATCGAAGAATTAATCCAAACTTGTTTACATCTGCGTAAATTCACTCTACTCTCAGAATCCAGTTCAATTTCTAAGGAAGAATTCGGCTTAGGAGGAGATGAACCAATTATAGAACTCAAAAGTGTTTCCGGAAATTCATTGGGGAAAATTCTAATTGGAGCCCCTGTCAGAAAGGGTTCAGGGACCTATATCCTGGACGAAAAAAATCAGATCTGGTTAGTTAAAGAAAATCTAAAATCAGTTACAGGCGGAGGTAAACTAGACTTTTTCCTGAGTAGATCTCTTGTTCCGCCCTTTCCTGATAGAGAAAAAGTTTCGGAGATCAAGATCTCGGGACTTGCCTCTGTTGATTTTACTTTAAGTAAACAAGATGAAAATTGGATCTTAGAAACTTCCAGTGGGCAGATCCTTGCATCTTCTGAGGAAGTAGAAAACTATTTAGAAGAAATCAAAAAACTAAGTGCGGACGAAGTTATTTTGGAGAAGTCGGAAGAATATGTTCCGGTTCCTAAAGATAGAAATTTTAAAATTGAGATTGTAACTAGCACGGATCGTTATCTAGTTTCTCCGATTGGAATGACCAAGTTAGGAAGTTATGTTTTCCAGAGAGAGGGCCTAAGTTACAGATTGGTCTTGGATCCCTGGAACCTGGAAAGGATACTACAAAAGGATCTTG
It encodes:
- a CDS encoding DUF4340 domain-containing protein, translating into MDFSRPKELLRYTYREYPQILFFLGNIILAFLLLIAKDPWDWFKKTYQNSEPFYKTKSEEIQTIISGRKGQESVLNRNLDGWIVQLPSGLVLPGDSARIEELIQTCLHLRKFTLLSESSSISKEEFGLGGDEPIIELKSVSGNSLGKILIGAPVRKGSGTYILDEKNQIWLVKENLKSVTGGGKLDFFLSRSLVPPFPDREKVSEIKISGLASVDFTLSKQDENWILETSSGQILASSEEVENYLEEIKKLSADEVILEKSEEYVPVPKDRNFKIEIVTSTDRYLVSPIGMTKLGSYVFQREGLSYRLVLDPWNLERILQKDLADFSNRFLSP